Proteins found in one Clostridia bacterium genomic segment:
- a CDS encoding flavin reductase family protein, translating to MVRTASDESQGGIRTRGNTEKLKWKPSTVLSPVPVVMLTCKDQDVKPNIITVAWVGTVCSDPPMLSVSVRPERHSHALIASSGEFVVNVPTRELTWATDYCGVASGRDVDKFERTGLTPGKAEAVGPPIIEECPLNIECVVTQSIGLGSHTMFIARVVSVQVSAELVADDGRLALERAGLITYAHGHYHSVGVQLGHFGFSVRRKPSERRVRR from the coding sequence ATGGTCAGGACAGCGTCGGACGAGAGTCAGGGAGGCATAAGAACTCGGGGAAACACCGAGAAGCTGAAATGGAAGCCTTCCACCGTTCTCTCGCCGGTTCCAGTCGTGATGCTCACCTGCAAAGATCAGGATGTGAAACCAAATATAATCACTGTGGCTTGGGTGGGGACAGTGTGCAGCGACCCGCCGATGCTCTCTGTGTCGGTAAGGCCTGAGAGACACTCTCACGCTCTGATTGCGTCCTCCGGCGAGTTCGTGGTGAACGTGCCCACACGGGAGCTGACATGGGCAACCGATTACTGCGGAGTTGCCTCAGGGCGCGACGTTGACAAGTTCGAGCGAACTGGCCTCACCCCGGGAAAGGCCGAGGCAGTGGGACCTCCCATCATCGAGGAGTGCCCACTCAACATCGAATGCGTGGTGACTCAGTCAATCGGCTTGGGTTCACACACGATGTTCATAGCAAGGGTCGTTTCGGTTCAGGTGTCGGCGGAGCTTGTGGCAGATGATGGCCGACTTGCCCTGGAGCGCGCCGGCCTCATCACATACGCGCATGGCCACTACCACTCCGTTGGCGTGCAGCTTGGGCATTTCGGGTTTTCCGTGCGGAGGAAACCGAGCGAACGGCGCGTAAGGCGATAG
- a CDS encoding cation:proton antiporter has product MSSVLAIGVLMLSGLAVGRIASGSGLSSVIGYLVAGLVLGHAWPGLGGSISAAGAGFVAEIGLALITFVIGGELEVERLRALPRSVVGITVAQAVGSLAAVAGAAHLLGQPTGLGLILGAIAAATAPSTTIMIARKQKSEGPLTQALVSVVAMNDSVCILMYAMAIAVARALPDGVVSRTLTGVIGISAWEVLGSAVVGVVVGIALGFFVKYARGADELIVIVLGSILLTSGLSGRMHVSPIIASLVLGVTVSNLVVGSRKVFAAVDRFSPPIYVLLFCLAGVPVRFRSLWAALGFFLAYVVARALGKVVGVWISAALSGADRGVRRYLGVSLLPQAGLAAALAVAACAALPEQSEMIASMVIPGVLLFEAIGPAIVVMSLKKAGEIRLPEASAVKA; this is encoded by the coding sequence ATGAGCAGTGTTCTGGCCATTGGAGTTCTCATGCTCTCAGGTCTGGCGGTCGGGAGAATAGCTTCCGGGTCCGGCCTTTCATCTGTCATAGGCTACTTAGTGGCTGGGCTGGTTTTGGGGCATGCGTGGCCAGGCCTGGGCGGCTCGATAAGCGCAGCCGGCGCCGGGTTTGTGGCAGAGATCGGCCTCGCCCTGATCACATTCGTAATAGGCGGCGAGCTGGAGGTCGAGAGGCTTCGCGCTCTCCCACGCAGCGTGGTTGGCATAACGGTCGCGCAGGCGGTCGGGAGCCTGGCAGCCGTGGCCGGAGCAGCGCATCTGCTCGGCCAGCCAACTGGGCTCGGCCTCATCCTAGGGGCCATTGCTGCTGCGACGGCGCCGTCCACCACGATCATGATTGCCAGGAAGCAGAAGTCCGAAGGTCCCCTAACGCAAGCTCTTGTTTCGGTGGTGGCGATGAATGATTCGGTGTGTATCCTGATGTACGCAATGGCAATTGCAGTTGCGCGAGCGCTGCCCGATGGAGTGGTTTCCCGCACCCTAACAGGGGTAATCGGCATCTCCGCCTGGGAGGTGCTTGGTTCAGCCGTTGTCGGCGTGGTCGTAGGAATCGCCCTCGGTTTCTTCGTCAAGTACGCCCGAGGGGCTGATGAACTCATTGTAATTGTGCTGGGGTCCATCCTTCTCACTTCGGGGCTATCCGGAAGGATGCATGTTTCTCCAATCATTGCGTCGCTGGTTTTGGGCGTAACTGTATCCAATCTGGTGGTTGGCAGCAGGAAGGTGTTTGCGGCTGTCGATAGGTTCTCTCCACCCATATACGTGCTTCTGTTCTGCCTGGCAGGAGTGCCGGTGAGGTTCAGGTCCCTTTGGGCCGCTCTTGGTTTTTTCCTTGCGTACGTTGTGGCTAGGGCCCTTGGCAAGGTCGTTGGAGTGTGGATTTCCGCCGCGCTGTCTGGTGCTGATAGGGGAGTGCGTCGGTACCTAGGAGTGTCCCTGCTTCCACAGGCCGGCCTTGCGGCGGCATTAGCAGTTGCAGCCTGCGCGGCGCTGCCCGAACAGAGCGAGATGATCGCATCGATGGTCATTCCAGGAGTTCTGCTGTTCGAGGCGATCGGCCCTGCTATCGTTGTCATGTCCCTCAAGAAGGCTGGCGAGATTCGGCTACCAGAGGCATCGGCGGTCAAGGCCTGA
- a CDS encoding NAD(P)H-dependent oxidoreductase subunit E has protein sequence MGCAECKCAGEITPEQWSRVDQIIAKYSGQRGILIPCLHEVQQVVGYLPMEVQERVAAGLDVPMADVYSVITFYALFSTKPKGKHQVGVCLGTACYVRGGDKILDKVEGVLGIKAGDTTPDGLFSIQVMRCMGACGLGPVMTVGEDIFARMKPDRVATILKKYS, from the coding sequence ATGGGTTGCGCTGAATGCAAGTGCGCCGGCGAGATCACGCCCGAGCAGTGGAGCCGGGTGGATCAGATCATCGCCAAGTACAGTGGTCAACGCGGCATTCTCATTCCGTGCCTTCATGAGGTCCAACAGGTAGTTGGCTACCTTCCCATGGAGGTCCAGGAGAGGGTGGCTGCGGGGCTCGATGTTCCAATGGCCGACGTGTACAGCGTCATCACGTTCTATGCTCTGTTCTCTACCAAGCCAAAGGGCAAGCACCAAGTCGGCGTGTGCCTTGGGACCGCCTGCTACGTGCGGGGAGGCGACAAGATCCTCGATAAGGTCGAGGGTGTTCTCGGAATCAAGGCTGGCGACACCACTCCAGACGGTCTTTTCTCGATTCAGGTGATGAGGTGCATGGGCGCGTGCGGTCTTGGTCCTGTGATGACTGTGGGCGAAGACATATTCGCCAGGATGAAGCCTGACCGCGTGGCCACGATTCTGAAGAAATACTCTTAG
- a CDS encoding homoserine dehydrogenase, whose amino-acid sequence MDATRNTINVGMLGFGTVGAGVYRVLAENAAEIGARVGRPVRISRILVKDPTKPRPLRFDRSIITCDASDILSDPDIDIVVELIGNSHPALEYTLQAIGNGHHVVTANKEAIAKYGDRIFQAAASSGVDVRFEGSVAGGIPIIRSIVDSLAANRVESILGIVNGTTNFILTQMTENHTEFGDALCEAQRLGYAEANPSDDIEGYDAAYKTAILASVGFSAQVAPEMVSREGISRIHALDIGYARDLGYVVKMVACARRRCSGLELWVRPTLVHEAHPLASVAGAYNAVMVRGNASGDLMFSGRGAGDLPTASAVVGDIVEIAEGIVHSRGPRTWRSAGSPAPVYPNDELESSFYIRTVVDDSPGVLASIAGVFATLGVSLQSVIQKGRKRPVDVVFITHPAKLGAVRTAVDQIKAGRFVHDVPAVIPALDDPEWRGALS is encoded by the coding sequence GTGGACGCGACGCGGAACACGATAAACGTTGGAATGCTAGGTTTTGGAACAGTCGGCGCCGGGGTTTACAGGGTCCTGGCCGAAAACGCAGCAGAAATCGGCGCAAGAGTGGGGCGCCCAGTGCGCATCTCCAGGATACTGGTGAAAGATCCCACAAAGCCAAGGCCGCTCAGGTTCGATAGGTCCATTATAACATGTGATGCCAGTGATATCCTGTCGGATCCAGATATCGATATCGTCGTGGAACTTATCGGAAATTCGCATCCTGCACTTGAGTACACACTGCAGGCCATCGGAAATGGGCATCATGTCGTCACAGCCAATAAGGAGGCGATTGCGAAGTATGGCGACAGAATATTCCAGGCCGCAGCCTCTTCGGGAGTAGATGTAAGGTTCGAGGGCAGTGTGGCCGGCGGAATACCGATCATTCGCTCCATCGTCGATTCCCTGGCAGCGAACAGGGTGGAGAGCATTTTGGGCATAGTGAACGGCACTACCAACTTCATTCTCACTCAGATGACCGAGAATCACACGGAGTTCGGCGATGCGCTCTGCGAAGCTCAGCGACTCGGCTACGCCGAGGCCAACCCGAGCGATGACATTGAGGGCTACGACGCGGCCTACAAGACAGCCATTCTGGCCTCGGTGGGATTCTCCGCGCAGGTCGCCCCGGAGATGGTCTCCCGTGAAGGCATATCTCGCATCCACGCATTGGACATCGGGTACGCCCGGGACCTCGGATATGTGGTCAAGATGGTGGCCTGCGCAAGGAGGCGTTGCAGCGGCCTTGAGCTATGGGTGCGGCCCACTCTTGTGCATGAGGCCCATCCTCTGGCGTCTGTTGCCGGGGCTTACAATGCGGTAATGGTTAGGGGCAACGCATCAGGCGATCTCATGTTCTCAGGGCGTGGCGCGGGCGATCTTCCCACCGCCAGCGCAGTGGTTGGGGATATCGTGGAGATTGCCGAGGGAATCGTGCACTCCCGGGGTCCTCGCACATGGCGGTCGGCAGGCAGTCCGGCGCCAGTGTACCCCAATGACGAACTCGAATCCAGTTTCTACATCCGCACAGTGGTCGACGATTCCCCTGGAGTTCTTGCCTCCATTGCGGGCGTATTCGCAACACTAGGCGTAAGCCTGCAATCGGTGATCCAGAAAGGCAGGAAGAGGCCAGTCGATGTGGTGTTCATTACCCACCCTGCCAAACTCGGAGCTGTTCGGACAGCGGTGGATCAGATCAAGGCAGGCAGGTTTGTCCACGATGTTCCAGCCGTCATCCCAGCCCTCGATGATCCCGAGTGGCGGGGCGCCCTTAGCTGA
- a CDS encoding diaminopimelate dehydrogenase, giving the protein MQRTRVAVIGYGNVGRGAADAVAASPDFELAGIIRRRAASGETLHGQGWEAPAVERIADLGGAITGALVCAPTRELARSEKALLEAGISTVDSFDVHGDAMLAHREELIPWAQAGESVAVIAAGWDPGADSMVRALMEALAPSGITYTNFGPGMSMGHSVAVRAIRGVVDAISITLPAGWGKHRRAVYTVSDGSRPFQDIESEIRHDPYFVHDQTDVFQVESISGLFDTGHGVVIDRKGTSGAAANQILKWELHVCNPAFTGQTMLAALRAGLKQSPGVYAMPELPAAHLLPISIEETIRRLV; this is encoded by the coding sequence ATGCAGCGGACAAGGGTGGCAGTAATCGGATACGGGAATGTCGGGCGAGGTGCAGCAGACGCCGTAGCTGCATCGCCCGATTTCGAGCTCGCGGGGATCATCCGCCGCCGCGCAGCGAGTGGCGAAACGCTTCACGGGCAGGGCTGGGAAGCGCCCGCAGTTGAGAGAATCGCAGACCTAGGAGGCGCCATCACAGGAGCCCTGGTGTGTGCCCCAACCCGCGAGCTTGCCAGGTCGGAGAAGGCGCTTCTGGAAGCGGGAATAAGCACTGTGGATAGCTTCGATGTGCACGGCGACGCCATGCTCGCCCACAGGGAGGAGCTTATTCCGTGGGCACAGGCAGGAGAATCGGTGGCGGTGATCGCGGCTGGTTGGGATCCCGGCGCCGACTCCATGGTCCGGGCTCTCATGGAGGCCCTGGCCCCAAGCGGGATAACCTACACCAATTTCGGCCCTGGAATGAGCATGGGCCATTCGGTCGCAGTCCGCGCCATTCGCGGAGTGGTGGATGCTATATCCATTACCCTCCCGGCAGGCTGGGGCAAGCACCGCCGAGCCGTGTACACGGTCTCAGACGGCAGTAGGCCTTTCCAGGATATCGAGTCTGAGATACGCCATGACCCATATTTCGTCCACGATCAGACCGACGTATTCCAGGTAGAGTCGATCTCTGGTCTATTCGACACCGGCCATGGAGTGGTGATCGATAGGAAGGGAACATCTGGCGCTGCCGCTAATCAGATACTCAAGTGGGAACTGCACGTGTGCAACCCGGCGTTCACGGGGCAGACCATGCTCGCCGCGTTGAGGGCTGGACTCAAACAGAGCCCGGGGGTGTACGCCATGCCTGAGCTTCCCGCCGCCCACCTGCTGCCCATTTCGATAGAGGAGACGATAAGGCGACTCGTGTGA
- a CDS encoding cyclase family protein — protein sequence MFESLIDITRPLDPNTPIWPGDPAVRALPFRSIPADGARVTQIEMGTHSGTHMDAPSHFLEGGAGIDHAPLQAMVGKALVCAVGDERGLVNRAALSAALGNGHLKRLLLRTRSVAHRSGAWIDTDAALYLVKHGVRLIGTEGMSIEAPDGSGAVHRALLGAGIVILEYVDLSHVEPGIYNLIALPLRLTDLDAAPCRAILASVGAHYRLTRRSLGFLRTENPKCPSCTPTEW from the coding sequence ATGTTCGAGAGTCTCATCGACATAACCCGCCCGCTTGATCCAAACACGCCGATATGGCCAGGAGACCCGGCAGTGCGCGCACTGCCCTTCCGTTCCATCCCAGCCGACGGAGCGAGGGTCACTCAGATCGAGATGGGCACGCACTCTGGAACTCACATGGACGCGCCCTCCCACTTCCTAGAAGGCGGCGCAGGTATCGACCATGCTCCACTCCAAGCCATGGTGGGGAAGGCTCTGGTGTGCGCGGTCGGCGATGAGCGCGGGCTGGTCAACCGCGCCGCGCTTTCGGCCGCACTTGGCAATGGCCACCTAAAGCGGCTGCTCCTCAGAACACGTTCCGTGGCACACCGCTCCGGAGCGTGGATAGACACTGATGCTGCGCTCTATCTTGTAAAACACGGAGTGCGCCTGATCGGCACGGAGGGGATGTCGATTGAGGCGCCCGATGGATCCGGCGCCGTTCACAGGGCGCTGCTAGGAGCTGGGATCGTGATCCTGGAGTACGTGGATCTGAGTCACGTGGAACCCGGCATCTACAACCTTATCGCTCTTCCCCTGCGCCTCACCGATCTTGATGCGGCGCCGTGCAGGGCGATACTTGCTTCTGTCGGGGCACACTATCGCCTTACGCGCCGTTCGCTCGGTTTCCTCCGCACGGAAAACCCGAAATGCCCAAGCTGCACGCCAACGGAGTGGTAG
- a CDS encoding sensor domain-containing diguanylate cyclase, with translation MLRAVVYLSCIMFAMKAKGARPSLILTVVPAAAAAIYIGSIECKPRFRWAGLVAAAIDTLLITTIVHSGGGLASDAFFLFVISLVAASLHESVIPCSALGMIMAAAYFGASYSSWRSGMWPAWILPYRCALLVFASCGIGLLAQAFQRSVAWVEAERTRVERQARWDRVVANIAREIGSGLALTPTLELILDGGLAVLEVSAGLIALRDRQGRFMVRASRNAPSAVQGRFIEPGDGAIGRAIELRTTIITADYRSDSGSIPEFIEAGVSSALAAPLFAGSELMGAISFGNTREGAVFAAEDREFLESLAKQLSVVVANIWLLEDARRREEYLSILSQISHGIVAVLEPEALFEKIYREVSRVLMAEAFFVALYHAKEGEFEMAFAMDRGERYPIERHPVGVGLTGRVIMSGEPILVSSVQGGAVEGSINIGNVEDGNTRSILIVPMKIGSRVIGAISAQSYVANAFGEAELELLTTIAATAAVAVENARLYQRARELSLTDDLTGLGNYRFFGDILEKEMEQAKRRGGIVSLVMLDSDSLKFVNDRYGHVYGDLHLKELARSVEAIIRKSDIAARYAGDEFMVILPDTDLRDAAIMAERLRTRVENSPLHIDGEPVTTTVSIGVVSYPVAGATVDELTKAVDCAMYKAKRGGKNRVALG, from the coding sequence ATGCTAAGGGCCGTGGTCTACCTATCCTGCATCATGTTCGCCATGAAGGCCAAAGGTGCGAGACCCTCGCTGATCCTCACGGTTGTGCCTGCCGCCGCTGCGGCCATCTACATCGGTTCCATTGAATGCAAGCCCCGGTTCCGCTGGGCGGGCCTGGTCGCAGCCGCCATTGATACCCTGCTCATCACCACGATCGTGCACTCTGGCGGTGGGCTTGCGAGTGATGCCTTCTTCCTTTTCGTCATCTCTCTTGTGGCGGCCTCCCTTCACGAGTCGGTTATCCCATGTTCCGCGCTGGGCATGATTATGGCGGCCGCCTACTTCGGCGCCAGCTACTCATCGTGGCGATCTGGCATGTGGCCTGCCTGGATTCTCCCTTACAGATGCGCGCTCCTGGTGTTCGCATCATGTGGGATAGGCCTTCTGGCCCAGGCTTTCCAGCGGTCGGTGGCATGGGTTGAGGCCGAACGCACTCGTGTGGAGAGGCAGGCTCGGTGGGATAGGGTGGTCGCCAATATCGCAAGGGAGATAGGCTCCGGATTGGCGCTGACTCCAACGCTTGAGCTGATTCTGGATGGTGGACTTGCTGTGCTTGAGGTGAGCGCAGGTCTGATTGCGCTCAGGGACAGGCAAGGCCGGTTCATGGTTCGCGCATCCCGGAACGCGCCAAGCGCGGTTCAGGGCCGCTTCATCGAACCGGGGGATGGCGCCATCGGTCGTGCCATTGAACTACGGACTACTATTATCACTGCCGATTACCGCTCCGACTCAGGCAGTATACCTGAGTTCATTGAGGCGGGAGTATCAAGCGCATTAGCGGCGCCCCTGTTCGCTGGTTCCGAACTCATGGGCGCGATTTCCTTCGGGAATACCCGGGAAGGCGCCGTGTTCGCCGCGGAGGATCGGGAGTTCCTGGAATCCCTGGCCAAGCAGCTGAGTGTGGTTGTGGCGAATATCTGGCTATTGGAGGATGCACGACGGAGAGAGGAGTACCTGTCGATTCTGAGCCAGATATCCCATGGCATTGTGGCCGTGCTTGAGCCCGAGGCGTTGTTCGAGAAGATCTACCGTGAGGTCAGCCGGGTCCTGATGGCCGAGGCGTTCTTCGTCGCTTTGTATCACGCGAAGGAGGGCGAGTTCGAAATGGCCTTTGCCATGGACAGGGGCGAACGGTATCCGATCGAGAGACACCCGGTGGGGGTTGGGCTTACTGGCAGAGTGATCATGAGCGGAGAGCCGATCCTTGTTAGCTCGGTTCAGGGTGGCGCGGTGGAGGGCTCTATCAATATCGGCAATGTGGAAGATGGCAACACCAGATCTATACTGATCGTTCCGATGAAGATTGGCTCGCGCGTTATCGGAGCGATATCCGCGCAGAGCTATGTCGCCAACGCCTTCGGCGAGGCGGAACTGGAGCTTCTCACCACAATTGCCGCAACTGCCGCAGTGGCTGTGGAGAACGCAAGGCTCTACCAGCGGGCGCGCGAGTTGTCCCTTACCGACGACCTTACGGGCCTTGGCAACTACAGGTTCTTCGGCGATATCCTCGAGAAGGAAATGGAGCAGGCAAAGAGGCGCGGAGGGATTGTGTCCCTAGTTATGCTCGACTCGGATTCGCTCAAGTTCGTCAACGACAGGTACGGGCATGTTTATGGAGACCTTCACCTCAAGGAGCTGGCTCGATCTGTCGAAGCCATCATCCGCAAGTCGGATATCGCGGCGAGGTACGCTGGCGACGAGTTCATGGTGATACTCCCCGATACTGATCTAAGAGATGCCGCCATAATGGCTGAACGCCTAAGGACCCGTGTCGAGAACTCACCATTGCACATAGATGGAGAGCCTGTCACCACCACTGTGAGCATTGGCGTCGTGTCGTATCCGGTTGCTGGCGCGACGGTCGATGAGCTCACTAAGGCTGTCGACTGTGCTATGTACAAAGCAAAGCGAGGCGGCAAGAACCGCGTCGCTTTGGGATGA
- a CDS encoding sigma 54-interacting transcriptional regulator: MQLITTCDDKCRQCYACVRACPVKALELQDGVVRVISGECIGCGNCVRVCHSGAKQIADDSAMAENLICRGHTAAIVAPGFAGAFPTVDPERIIGAMRKLGFASVWEAALGGELILPAYREWIGAAGRRSDVVISSVCPAAVALIELHRPELAKSLAPVVSPMTATSRAARAAGEERVVFIGPCPAAKLELSESGVNGSPDVALLYSDLSHMFEKNGIDPEQCKPSAPDVMARGPGRELDFPQGLIRALGLIESQAPPGIIAAAGRDACLEALDAIAANRLGGAVVHLSFCVSCMEGAGYPSACSTWERREAVSRYVASVRETSYRSEAVFSKHIVVARDFAPLALDGKPPSESDIRAALVSMGRLTSADELDCGACGYSSCREKACAVAMGRADAGACLPHLIRARAERPEATAGKGQHGCEVALGGGVPVGTSGFEAGADALDMVAYSPAMEQILALIHKISNVNSTVLITGESGVGKEVVARYIHRTGNRANGPFVKINCGAIPEALLESELFGYEEGAFTGARKEGKPGLIELASGGTVLLDEISEMPMGLQVKLLQALQDRRFVRVGGTKQVKVDARVMAATNRDLERAVREGLFRNDLYYRLNVIPIHIPPLRDRVGDIAPLVYHFLEKYNAKHGRERELSREAREALERYAWPGNVRELENAIEFLVVTVDQRVVGIGNLPEQIRSGFCVEDIGVKISKVVPLRTAVEEVERQLVERASESCRSTYSMARALGVNQSTVVRKMQKYLKHDAPDRG; encoded by the coding sequence TTGCAGCTTATTACCACGTGCGACGACAAGTGCAGGCAATGCTACGCATGTGTCCGAGCATGCCCAGTGAAGGCTCTGGAGTTGCAGGATGGCGTTGTTCGGGTCATCAGCGGGGAGTGCATAGGCTGTGGCAACTGCGTCCGTGTGTGCCACTCCGGCGCCAAGCAGATCGCCGATGATTCGGCAATGGCGGAGAACCTGATCTGCAGGGGCCACACTGCTGCCATTGTGGCGCCTGGCTTTGCAGGCGCGTTTCCCACGGTCGATCCTGAGCGCATCATTGGGGCAATGCGTAAGCTTGGCTTCGCTTCGGTCTGGGAGGCTGCGCTCGGTGGAGAACTCATCCTGCCGGCGTACAGGGAGTGGATTGGGGCAGCTGGACGCCGCAGCGATGTGGTGATCAGCTCCGTGTGCCCCGCAGCCGTTGCCCTGATCGAGCTGCACAGACCGGAGCTTGCGAAATCGCTCGCCCCAGTGGTCTCGCCGATGACAGCCACGTCGCGGGCTGCGAGGGCTGCCGGAGAGGAAAGGGTTGTGTTCATAGGGCCGTGTCCCGCCGCCAAACTGGAATTGTCAGAATCTGGCGTTAACGGCAGTCCGGATGTAGCCTTGTTATATTCGGATCTTTCACACATGTTCGAGAAGAACGGCATAGATCCAGAGCAGTGCAAGCCATCTGCACCGGACGTCATGGCCCGGGGGCCAGGGCGTGAGCTTGACTTCCCACAGGGACTGATCCGCGCTCTTGGGCTGATCGAGTCTCAGGCGCCTCCCGGGATCATTGCGGCAGCTGGCAGGGATGCATGCTTGGAGGCTCTGGACGCAATCGCCGCGAATCGACTCGGCGGGGCGGTGGTGCACCTGTCGTTCTGCGTGAGCTGCATGGAAGGAGCGGGTTACCCCAGCGCCTGCTCCACTTGGGAGAGGCGCGAGGCGGTTTCGAGGTACGTGGCGTCGGTGAGGGAAACGTCCTACAGAAGTGAGGCCGTGTTTTCGAAGCACATCGTCGTGGCCAGGGATTTCGCTCCTCTGGCCCTTGACGGGAAGCCTCCGTCCGAGTCGGATATTCGAGCCGCCTTGGTTTCCATGGGGAGACTTACCTCAGCTGACGAACTAGACTGCGGGGCGTGTGGCTACTCATCCTGCCGGGAGAAGGCCTGTGCAGTTGCCATGGGCCGTGCAGATGCGGGGGCGTGCCTACCTCACCTCATCAGGGCAAGAGCCGAGCGGCCTGAGGCGACGGCTGGAAAGGGACAGCATGGATGCGAAGTCGCTCTTGGCGGAGGGGTTCCGGTCGGAACCTCGGGATTCGAGGCAGGCGCGGATGCGCTCGACATGGTTGCCTACAGCCCAGCGATGGAGCAGATTCTTGCGCTTATTCACAAGATATCCAATGTGAACTCAACCGTTCTGATAACCGGCGAATCCGGCGTTGGCAAGGAGGTCGTTGCGAGGTACATCCATCGCACTGGCAACCGGGCAAACGGTCCGTTCGTGAAGATAAACTGTGGCGCCATACCCGAGGCTCTGCTGGAATCTGAGCTATTCGGGTATGAGGAAGGCGCGTTCACGGGCGCGCGGAAGGAAGGCAAACCCGGCCTGATCGAGCTAGCCTCAGGCGGCACGGTGCTGCTCGATGAGATCTCCGAAATGCCGATGGGGCTTCAGGTAAAGCTGCTTCAGGCGCTGCAGGACAGGAGATTTGTCCGGGTGGGAGGCACGAAACAGGTTAAGGTGGATGCCCGCGTGATGGCTGCAACCAACAGAGATCTGGAGCGGGCGGTGAGGGAGGGCCTCTTCAGGAACGACCTCTACTACAGGCTGAACGTGATCCCAATCCACATACCGCCGCTTCGAGATCGGGTTGGGGACATCGCCCCCCTAGTCTACCACTTCCTCGAGAAATACAACGCCAAGCACGGACGCGAGCGCGAGCTATCCCGGGAGGCCCGTGAGGCGCTGGAACGATACGCGTGGCCGGGAAACGTTCGTGAGCTGGAGAACGCCATTGAGTTTCTGGTGGTTACGGTGGATCAGCGCGTGGTCGGGATAGGCAACCTTCCGGAGCAGATCAGGAGTGGGTTCTGCGTAGAGGACATTGGCGTGAAGATCTCGAAGGTTGTGCCACTTCGCACGGCCGTGGAAGAGGTAGAGAGGCAGCTTGTAGAGCGTGCTTCCGAATCGTGCAGAAGCACCTACTCGATGGCAAGAGCGCTCGGAGTGAACCAGTCAACGGTGGTGCGGAAGATGCAGAAATACCTGAAACACGACGCACCTGACCGGGGCTGA
- a CDS encoding formate/nitrite transporter family protein: MSYRSPSEIGQAVVNSGITKATTDLTTLSMLGFLAGGFIAIAAITSNTVANGLGSWAGPGAVRLLSGLAFSIGIVMVIIGGAELFTGNSLMIAALLDRRIRAGALLRNWIIVYLANLAGAVFVAWLYYGTGLWRTADGELSRALIETAHKKASLDIWQAFFRGVLCNWLVCMGIWMSYAADDVTGRIVPTAMAVSAFVMCGAEHSIANMFYMPMGFMLDSTPAAQAVSGMARNIVPVTLGNITGGGLLVAVAYWIAYIRRKSPAHDGVRA, encoded by the coding sequence TTGTCTTACAGGTCCCCATCTGAGATCGGTCAGGCAGTTGTGAACTCGGGAATCACCAAAGCTACGACCGATCTCACAACTCTCTCCATGCTAGGCTTCCTGGCCGGCGGCTTCATAGCCATAGCTGCTATCACATCGAATACTGTGGCGAATGGGCTAGGCTCATGGGCCGGACCAGGGGCAGTCCGGCTCCTGTCAGGCTTGGCGTTCTCCATCGGGATCGTCATGGTCATTATCGGTGGAGCGGAGCTGTTCACCGGAAACTCACTCATGATTGCCGCCCTGCTTGATCGGCGGATACGAGCAGGCGCCTTGCTGCGAAATTGGATCATCGTGTACCTGGCTAACCTTGCGGGCGCGGTTTTCGTTGCGTGGCTTTACTATGGAACAGGCCTGTGGCGTACGGCAGACGGTGAACTGTCGCGTGCGCTAATCGAGACAGCCCACAAGAAAGCGTCGCTAGATATCTGGCAGGCGTTCTTCCGCGGCGTGCTATGCAACTGGCTCGTGTGCATGGGAATATGGATGTCCTACGCAGCCGATGATGTCACTGGACGCATCGTTCCCACCGCGATGGCGGTGTCGGCCTTCGTGATGTGTGGGGCAGAGCACTCCATCGCCAACATGTTCTACATGCCCATGGGGTTCATGCTTGACTCAACTCCGGCGGCGCAGGCCGTGTCCGGCATGGCCAGGAACATCGTACCGGTCACGTTGGGAAACATAACTGGGGGTGGGCTGCTTGTGGCGGTTGCCTACTGGATCGCCTACATCCGGCGTAAGTCACCAGCTCACGACGGGGTCCGGGCGTAG
- a CDS encoding alpha/beta-type small acid-soluble spore protein: MPRRSNRIMNPQARQALNQMKYEIASQVGVDYNTTGGYLGDIPAREAGRIGGQMVKQMIAAAEQSLIGQTVAGAQASFSQALGPQSSTGYTGGAASGFGSHTNLNLPRS, from the coding sequence ATGCCAAGACGGAGCAATAGGATTATGAACCCGCAGGCACGCCAGGCCCTGAACCAGATGAAATACGAGATAGCCAGCCAAGTAGGCGTCGACTATAACACAACCGGCGGGTATCTCGGAGACATCCCCGCCCGGGAAGCGGGCAGGATCGGCGGCCAGATGGTGAAGCAGATGATCGCCGCCGCTGAGCAGAGCTTGATCGGCCAGACCGTCGCCGGTGCGCAAGCCAGTTTCTCGCAGGCGCTTGGGCCCCAGAGTTCAACAGGCTACACTGGAGGCGCTGCCTCAGGCTTTGGGTCTCACACCAACCTCAATCTGCCGAGATCGTAA